One Mobula birostris isolate sMobBir1 chromosome 4, sMobBir1.hap1, whole genome shotgun sequence DNA window includes the following coding sequences:
- the tsc22d2 gene encoding TSC22 domain family protein 2 isoform X5 encodes MPVKKKSGFQITSVTTAQVAASSITEDTESLDDPDESRTEDISSEIFDVSSRATDYEHAEVCDRSSSDETLNNVGEADTPGALSPNIPHDRESFGGRLPSTGAGGGGGTVAPVPASGPATASGPTPTASTSVSGTSAGGTPMQPAVACTSRFRVIKLDHGSGEPFRRGRWVCTEFYDRDSDSTMLARSADNIRPNASSSSIALEQPCADRDSGLGATVSSVQSMHGPDPQADTSISVTVAQLAQTDVLHQSQSFVKGQQPPSGLPVTQAASGTQIYPSAVGAQQHHSQNSLGQLSGINGMAIQSASASSSQTNVAANVHASQAKQFQFSHVPHLLPSQSTVPNSHAEYVQHLPAMQGLGTIQQSSPGTVIQNTAAMSLPAGHVTSQGPSPAMQSPGSGTQVAAVLPQNSDLDSQSGQGKQNARPGPTKGLILQQPSLGLTGVQQHLTQQHQALGLQPGMVSQVPGLPSVAAGIQNVPSTGVSSVPGVTPNVCAASVTMPSVPATMVQSQQSTQTPMTGSTGLIQPGLPPAMQGSINLSSIMSQTNLFQTQQGTGHLEERRNSEQLVPQTSQSGESKSSMKPLIPEILGNPLNLQVASPMNSLTNSVFSIPIPIDGDEDSASGASVVAIDNKIEQAMMGPFCFPSVSSFQNSSICRFFHAS; translated from the coding sequence ATGCCGGTTAAAAAGAAGAGCGGTTTCCAGATCACCAGCGTGACCACGGCTCAAGTGGCGGCCAGCAGCATCACCGAGGATACTGAGAGCCTGGACGACCCGGACGAGTCCCGCACCGAGGATATCTCCTCCGAGATCTTTGACGTGTCGTCCCGGGCCACGGACTACGAGCACGCCGAAGTGTGCGACCGCAGTTCGTCCGACGAGACCCTCAACAATGTGGGTGAGGCGGACACCCCCGGAGCGCTCTCGCCCAACATCCCTCACGACCGGGAGAGTTTCGGGGGCCGGCTCCCCTCAACGGGGGCGGGAGGAGGCGGCGGGACGGTTGCCCCGGTCCCTGCCAGCGGGCCCGCCACGGCCTCGGGACCCACGCCGACCGCTTCCACGTCGGTGAGCGGCACCTCCGCCGGAGGGACGCCCATGCAACCGGCCGTGGCTTGCACCTCGCGGTTCAGGGTGATCAAGTTGGACCACGGCTCGGGCGAGCCTTTCCGTCGGGGACGGTGGGTATGCACCGAGTTTTACGACCGCGATTCGGACAGCACGATGCTGGCAAGGTCGGCCGACAACATCAGACCGAACGCCAGCAGCAGCAGCATTGCCTTGGAGCAGCCGTGCGCCGACAGAGACAGTGGCCTGGGCGCCACGGTCAGCTCCGTTCAGTCCATGCACGGCCCCGATCCCCAGGCTGACACTTCCATCAGTGTCACGGTAGCGCAGTTAGCTCAGACTGATGTACTTCACCAGAGTCAAAGTTTCGTCAAAGGCCAGCAGCCTCCAAGCGGGCTTCCAGTGACTCAAGCTGCATCCGGCACTCAAATCTATCCGTCTGCAGTGGGCGCTCAGCAACATCATTCGCAGAACAGCTTGGGGCAGCTCAGTGGGATTAATGGTATGGCCATCCAGTCAGCCAGCGCATCAAGCTCCCAGACTAATGTAGCTGCTAATGTACACGCTTCGCAAGCTAAGCAGTTTCAGTTTTCTCACGTTCCGCATTTACTACCGTCTCAATCAACTGTTCCCAACAGCCACGCAGAATATGTGCAACATCTGCCTGCCATGCAGGGTCTGGGAACTATCCAGCAGTCTTCACCAGGTACAGTAATTCAGAACACTGCGGCTATGAGCCTTCCTGCTGGTCATGTGACAAGTCAGGGTCCTTCTCCAGCCATGCAGTCACCTGGCAGTGGAACTCAGGTTGCAGCAGTGCTACCCCAGAACAGTGATTTGGACAGTCAGAGTGGCCAAGGGAAACAGAATGCTCGACCAGGTCCTACAAAGGGTCTGATCCTGCAGCAGCCAAGTTTGGGGTTGACGGGTGTTCAGCAACATTTAACCCAACAGCATCAGGCTCTGGGTCTGCAGCCTGGAATGGTCAGTCAGGTGCCCGGGTTACCCAGTGTGGCTGCTGGCATCCAAAATGTGCCTAGTACTGGCGTTTCAAGTGTGCCTGGTGTGACGCCTAATGTATGTGCTGCGTCTGTTACAATGCCAAGTGTTCCAGCAACCATGGTTCAGTCCCAGCAAAGTACACAGACACCAATGACTGGGAGTACTGGGCTAATACAACCTGGGCTTCCGCCTGCGATGCAAGGTTCAATCAACTTATCTTCAATCATGTCACAGACCAACCTGTTTCAGACACAGCAAGGTACAGGTCACCTAGAGGAGAGAAGAAATTCAGAACAGCTTGTACCTCAGACTTCTCAGTCCGGTGAGAGCAAGTCCTCCATGAAGCCTCTAATTCCAGAAATTCTTGGTAACCCTTTGAATTTGCAAGTGGCCAGTCCAATGAACAGCCTCACAAATTCTGTGTTCTCAATACCAATACCGATTGATGGAGATGAAGACAG
- the tsc22d2 gene encoding TSC22 domain family protein 2 isoform X4, with amino-acid sequence MPVKKKSGFQITSVTTAQVAASSITEDTESLDDPDESRTEDISSEIFDVSSRATDYEHAEVCDRSSSDETLNNVGEADTPGALSPNIPHDRESFGGRLPSTGAGGGGGTVAPVPASGPATASGPTPTASTSVSGTSAGGTPMQPAVACTSRFRVIKLDHGSGEPFRRGRWVCTEFYDRDSDSTMLARSADNIRPNASSSSIALEQPCADRDSGLGATVSSVQSMHGPDPQADTSISVTVAQLAQTDVLHQSQSFVKGQQPPSGLPVTQAASGTQIYPSAVGAQQHHSQNSLGQLSGINGMAIQSASASSSQTNVAANVHASQAKQFQFSHVPHLLPSQSTVPNSHAEYVQHLPAMQGLGTIQQSSPGTVIQNTAAMSLPAGHVTSQGPSPAMQSPGSGTQVAAVLPQNSDLDSQSGQGKQNARPGPTKGLILQQPSLGLTGVQQHLTQQHQALGLQPGMVSQVPGLPSVAAGIQNVPSTGVSSVPGVTPNVCAASVTMPSVPATMVQSQQSTQTPMTGSTGLIQPGLPPAMQGSINLSSIMSQTNLFQTQQGTGHLEERRNSEQLVPQTSQSGESKSSMKPLIPEILGNPLNLQVASPMNSLTNSVFSIPIPIDGDEDRNPSAAFYRAFPVNKSRDAKTLYDSASGASVVAIDNKIEQAMMGPFCFPSVSSFQNSSICRFFHAS; translated from the coding sequence ATGCCGGTTAAAAAGAAGAGCGGTTTCCAGATCACCAGCGTGACCACGGCTCAAGTGGCGGCCAGCAGCATCACCGAGGATACTGAGAGCCTGGACGACCCGGACGAGTCCCGCACCGAGGATATCTCCTCCGAGATCTTTGACGTGTCGTCCCGGGCCACGGACTACGAGCACGCCGAAGTGTGCGACCGCAGTTCGTCCGACGAGACCCTCAACAATGTGGGTGAGGCGGACACCCCCGGAGCGCTCTCGCCCAACATCCCTCACGACCGGGAGAGTTTCGGGGGCCGGCTCCCCTCAACGGGGGCGGGAGGAGGCGGCGGGACGGTTGCCCCGGTCCCTGCCAGCGGGCCCGCCACGGCCTCGGGACCCACGCCGACCGCTTCCACGTCGGTGAGCGGCACCTCCGCCGGAGGGACGCCCATGCAACCGGCCGTGGCTTGCACCTCGCGGTTCAGGGTGATCAAGTTGGACCACGGCTCGGGCGAGCCTTTCCGTCGGGGACGGTGGGTATGCACCGAGTTTTACGACCGCGATTCGGACAGCACGATGCTGGCAAGGTCGGCCGACAACATCAGACCGAACGCCAGCAGCAGCAGCATTGCCTTGGAGCAGCCGTGCGCCGACAGAGACAGTGGCCTGGGCGCCACGGTCAGCTCCGTTCAGTCCATGCACGGCCCCGATCCCCAGGCTGACACTTCCATCAGTGTCACGGTAGCGCAGTTAGCTCAGACTGATGTACTTCACCAGAGTCAAAGTTTCGTCAAAGGCCAGCAGCCTCCAAGCGGGCTTCCAGTGACTCAAGCTGCATCCGGCACTCAAATCTATCCGTCTGCAGTGGGCGCTCAGCAACATCATTCGCAGAACAGCTTGGGGCAGCTCAGTGGGATTAATGGTATGGCCATCCAGTCAGCCAGCGCATCAAGCTCCCAGACTAATGTAGCTGCTAATGTACACGCTTCGCAAGCTAAGCAGTTTCAGTTTTCTCACGTTCCGCATTTACTACCGTCTCAATCAACTGTTCCCAACAGCCACGCAGAATATGTGCAACATCTGCCTGCCATGCAGGGTCTGGGAACTATCCAGCAGTCTTCACCAGGTACAGTAATTCAGAACACTGCGGCTATGAGCCTTCCTGCTGGTCATGTGACAAGTCAGGGTCCTTCTCCAGCCATGCAGTCACCTGGCAGTGGAACTCAGGTTGCAGCAGTGCTACCCCAGAACAGTGATTTGGACAGTCAGAGTGGCCAAGGGAAACAGAATGCTCGACCAGGTCCTACAAAGGGTCTGATCCTGCAGCAGCCAAGTTTGGGGTTGACGGGTGTTCAGCAACATTTAACCCAACAGCATCAGGCTCTGGGTCTGCAGCCTGGAATGGTCAGTCAGGTGCCCGGGTTACCCAGTGTGGCTGCTGGCATCCAAAATGTGCCTAGTACTGGCGTTTCAAGTGTGCCTGGTGTGACGCCTAATGTATGTGCTGCGTCTGTTACAATGCCAAGTGTTCCAGCAACCATGGTTCAGTCCCAGCAAAGTACACAGACACCAATGACTGGGAGTACTGGGCTAATACAACCTGGGCTTCCGCCTGCGATGCAAGGTTCAATCAACTTATCTTCAATCATGTCACAGACCAACCTGTTTCAGACACAGCAAGGTACAGGTCACCTAGAGGAGAGAAGAAATTCAGAACAGCTTGTACCTCAGACTTCTCAGTCCGGTGAGAGCAAGTCCTCCATGAAGCCTCTAATTCCAGAAATTCTTGGTAACCCTTTGAATTTGCAAGTGGCCAGTCCAATGAACAGCCTCACAAATTCTGTGTTCTCAATACCAATACCGATTGATGGAGATGAAGACAG